Within Bremerella sp. JC817, the genomic segment GCCAGCCGATAATCGGCAGCTTAACCGGATGTGCTTTCGAGGCCATGCCTGACTCGTGGTAGTGATCTCTAGTTTGTGAAACAAGAGGAGCACATCGCGCCACCTCAACCGAGCCTGGATTGTAGGCGACTTGCAGGCCTAATAGTAGTCGGGTTCGTTCCAGGGACGAACGGTTCCGACACCAATGCGATACCGCATTAAGACCGACTGCGTATCCTGCAGCGTGTTCCGCTTCACGGTCCGACGCAGATACTGGCAGTACAAATCCCATGTCACATTCTTGGCCATCGACTCGAAGTCGGCAAAGAGATTTTTGGCATCTTCGTCCAGCGTGAAGATCCCTGGCGCGTTCTCTCGGGCAGCATTCTGAAAGCGGGCTGATTCGCAAGGATGCGAGTCAAACAAACCGCTCCGCCCGGAGGTGGTTTCTTTTTGAATCTGTTCGATGATCGCATCCGACATGCTGGCGATGTGGTGACGAACCAGCAGTGCGACATCGTCGATCAGGATGTCACGTTCGGCCAACTGCGAGATCTGCGACTGGGCGTGCAGCCAGGCATATCCGGCCAATTGAATTCGCCAACTAGTCCTGGCAAACTCGTCGCTGCCAGCCACGCGAGCTTCGTAACGATCGGCATCGTATTCCATCTCTCGCAGCAGAAAACCGCCCACCAACCGGCCAATGTTCATCAATAACCGCAGCAGCTGCCGCGAAAGCCAAACGCAAGATCGGGCCGGCCAGGTAATCACCGCCAACGGTAGAAATTCAGGGCCGCACAGCATGTCGAGAGACTTATCCCACTGATCGCGTTCAAACACGACACGTGCGAACCAGTCGTTGATGGCGCGGATGATGAAGGTCAGCCGCATGCCGGTTCCCTGGCTGAAGTGCCCGAACTCGTGCGCCAGCACGCCCGCGAACTGCCGCATCGTCAATGCGCCGACCAGTGGCACCCCGATCGTCAGCACCAGGTCATTGCCGCGCAGCAAACTCGAGAGCCCGGAACGGAAGCTCGCGGAAGCGTTGACGTCGTACGTCACATCGATACGTGTCGGGAATGGCGAACCGACCACGTCGCATACGCGAGAGACGAAGGCGAACAACATCGGATCACTTTGCGGCGTGATGCTTCTCGTGCGAGCGACATTCGCCGGTGCGGCAAAGATCGGCTTCAGCAGGAAGAAGACCACCACGCAGCTAATCACCCCAATCGCCGAACCGACGAAGTAAGGGAGCGGCCCAACCATGCTGGGAAACAGCTGGTACTGGGCATGCGCGTAATACCAATAGGTCGCATAGCAGATACTGCCGACGAACAGGAAATAGATCATCGGCAGCGTGATCATCACCAGCGCGACGATCGCGACGGCAATCTTGTAAGCCCACGTCGGCTCGGTCTT encodes:
- a CDS encoding M48 family metalloprotease gives rise to the protein MKIGFRCRHCHQKLTISASAAGTRQKCPRCLEELVVPTPPAQPNPDPVGATQHRESLKDSTSSSENWKSPVQRSLRLPSQRAEHFERTSPLYAPEFPADGLRILKAFGRPIEKTEPTWAYKIAVAIVALVMITLPMIYFLFVGSICYATYWYYAHAQYQLFPSMVGPLPYFVGSAIGVISCVVVFFLLKPIFAAPANVARTRSITPQSDPMLFAFVSRVCDVVGSPFPTRIDVTYDVNASASFRSGLSSLLRGNDLVLTIGVPLVGALTMRQFAGVLAHEFGHFSQGTGMRLTFIIRAINDWFARVVFERDQWDKSLDMLCGPEFLPLAVITWPARSCVWLSRQLLRLLMNIGRLVGGFLLREMEYDADRYEARVAGSDEFARTSWRIQLAGYAWLHAQSQISQLAERDILIDDVALLVRHHIASMSDAIIEQIQKETTSGRSGLFDSHPCESARFQNAARENAPGIFTLDEDAKNLFADFESMAKNVTWDLYCQYLRRTVKRNTLQDTQSVLMRYRIGVGTVRPWNEPDYY